A single Sutterella megalosphaeroides DNA region contains:
- a CDS encoding cytochrome c3 family protein: MKAIVSLLAGALALALSAHAVASDFLADRHVEKYNVPCESCHDPKAPGVMKQKDDQDVCTDCHGDYDKLVKLTQPKDEAEGNPHAQHDGILPCTECHKGHKAGVNYCAECHTWEFKTP, encoded by the coding sequence ATGAAAGCGATTGTTTCTCTTTTGGCCGGGGCGCTCGCTCTGGCTCTCTCCGCCCATGCTGTAGCCTCCGATTTTCTGGCGGACCGCCATGTTGAGAAGTACAACGTACCTTGCGAAAGCTGCCACGATCCCAAGGCTCCGGGCGTGATGAAGCAGAAGGACGATCAGGATGTCTGCACGGACTGCCACGGCGACTACGACAAGTTGGTGAAACTCACGCAACCGAAAGACGAAGCCGAAGGCAACCCGCACGCCCAGCACGACGGCATCCTGCCCTGCACGGAATGCCACAAGGGGCACAAAGCGGGCGTGAACTACTGTGCCGAATGCCATACGTGGGAATTCAAGACGCCGTAA